The Caldicellulosiruptor acetigenus DNA window TTCAATACTTTTGATTTTTTTGATGACCGAATATCAAAATTTTTTATTTCGCCTCAAGAGACCTTTTTAGGTGTCCCATCAGCTTCAAAAATTTCCTGTGGCTCAATCTCAAAAAACTTTGATAAAGCTTCAACCATTTTTGGGTATGCCTTGCGGTACCCTTTCTCTGTTTGCCACAAGATATTGTAGTTCAGTCCTGTCAAAATTGAGAGCTTAGAGATGCTCAGGTTTCTCTCTTTTCTCAGTTTTTCAAGCATATTCATGCCTCTTACCTCCAAACATTTATTTCGTGCCATATATAGTTTGTCTCACTCTGAGACTATACCATATCCACTATTGTATATATCACATTTTTTGGTCCACATCAATAGGGAAAAATATTTTAATTATCCACAAGAAATTTTCGCAGTATAAAATTAAACATACATTGCACAAAATTATAGTTTTGTGCAAACAGGAAGTTACCTATTTGCTTGTTTATGTCATACTTAGCCTTATATTGACTTATGATTTTCTTATCTCTTTCTTTTCTACCATGTTTTTTTTTACTTGGTTTTGTTCCATTTTTTAAAAATGGTAAAAGTGAAACTCTGATATTCACCTTGCCTTTTTATTCTTTCTGCTCTCTTTATTAGTTCTTGTCTTTATCAGCTCAACCTTGAATGCAATTGCAAACCTCATAAAAAGCCTCTAAAACGCTTCAAAATGATTTGGACATATAAATAATCACCCTGCTTTTTAGGTATGCCTCATAAAACGACGGTAGGATTAGCAAAAATGTTTAATACTGGACGCCTGGCTTCTAACTTTGCTACTGGTTTGTAATCCTCAAGTTTTTTCAAGTCCAAAACCTTAAGTTTTACTAAGCAGTTCTTTGCAGCCTAAAACTTCTTAAAAACTCAAAATTCAAGGCAAAATCTGATAAGAGCATCTAAATTCCAAAAAATTTTGAAAACTTGCGGTTGCATACGCAAGCTCCAGCTCGCTGGTCCCCAATGAAAAGTTGTAGAGATTTGCAATACCCTATCCCTTTTTAGGGACTCGGAAATCTCGGAATAACAAAGGATGTCGTGAAGTGCGACGTCCTAAAATGTTAGCAATTGTTAGCAAGTTCTCTTTTGCTACCTTGTTCATTCAGTCCTTAGCATTTCTTAGCATATCCAAACATGCGAATTTCGTCGGCTGTTAAGAGTGTGTCTTTGCCAATGCTGTTTAAAACGTTAACAAAGGTTAACACTTTTTAACACTCGAAAAAGCCCGCCACATCAGTAAACTCAAGTGCTGGCTGTGTCTTAAAAGGTCTCTTAAATGTTGCAAAATGTTGCAGCATTATAAAGTCAACTGTCCCAAAGCTCAAAATCCCGCAATATTAGAAGCTTCCTTTACTGGCAAACAATTAAGCAAG harbors:
- a CDS encoding helix-turn-helix domain-containing protein; translated protein: MNMLEKLRKERNLSISKLSILTGLNYNILWQTEKGYRKAYPKMVEALSKFFEIEPQEIFEADGTPKKVS